A stretch of DNA from Thiomicrospira sp. XS5:
AAGGCGTATGCCAAGACAGGCCGCTGTTGACAATTAACGAGTAATTATGCCGTAAATGCGAAAGAATTTCAGCTTAAATTTCCATCAAGCTGTCTTCTTTTTCCGTCAACATTTTGTCAATTTCCGCTACATGCGCATCGGTTGCTTTCTGAATGCGATCTTCCGCTTGGCGCAACTCATCATCGGTAATTTCTTTATCCTTATTCAAGTTTTTGAAATCCGCATTGGCGTCACGACGAATATTACGAACGGCCACTTTCGCCTGCTCGGCTTCGGCACGTGCCATTTTGATAAACTCTTTGCGTCGCTCTTCCGTTAAAGGCGGCATTGGAATGCGCATCATATTACCGTTGGTGACCGGATTAATCCCCAAATCGGAGGTCATGATCGCTTTTTCGACCACCGCTACCATAGCCTGCTCCCAAGGTTGAACAGTTAAGGTACGAGCGTCCTCAACATTCACATTCGCCACTTGGCTCACCGGTACATCCGAACCGTAATAATCCACTTTAATCGAATCCAGAATACTTGGATGAGCTCGCCCGGTACGAATCTTGGCAAAATTACTTTCCAGATTCTCGACAGATTTCTGCATCCTTTCATTTGCATCATCAAAAATTTCATTCAACATTTCTTATTTTCTCCTTTGAACCCAAGCTTGAAGTCAATGCACCAATGTGCCTTCGTCTTCACCTTTGACAATTCGAATCACCGCGT
This window harbors:
- the frr gene encoding ribosome recycling factor; translation: MLNEIFDDANERMQKSVENLESNFAKIRTGRAHPSILDSIKVDYYGSDVPVSQVANVNVEDARTLTVQPWEQAMVAVVEKAIMTSDLGINPVTNGNMMRIPMPPLTEERRKEFIKMARAEAEQAKVAVRNIRRDANADFKNLNKDKEITDDELRQAEDRIQKATDAHVAEIDKMLTEKEDSLMEI